The Hevea brasiliensis isolate MT/VB/25A 57/8 chromosome 1, ASM3005281v1, whole genome shotgun sequence genome has a window encoding:
- the LOC110639935 gene encoding receptor-like protein EIX1, with protein MLLLLVILVIQSFGADSNASCIKNERDALLKFKQGLTDPSNRLVSWVGEDCCSWEGISCSNRNGHVVKLDLRNPQGSRDRWKLKKSLLGGEISHSLLNLTRLNYLDLSMNNFSEIGIPAFLGSFKMLNYLNLSAAEFMGTLPHFLGNLSSLQFLDLSYNSELIVDSLFFASTLTSLKYLDLSDLHLSKVDDWLSSLNMLPSLVELHMSSCSLHSFPRFVHVNFTSLAILDLSSNDFNSTIPHWFSNISNIQNLDLSGSALRGSLRELGDYSLLEFLHLHDNDLEDEILESLMNNFCNLLELDLGSNSFSGDIGKLFGNSSGCIQSSLRKMDLSDNNFRGSLPDMLRQFKHLEYLDLSHNCFLGPIPESIGRISSLKGLFLNYNCLNGSIPASLGQLSKLEILEISNNFLNGSIPESLGQLSNLDVLDIHDNSLDCIVSKLHFSQLKSLTRLVMYGNSLVFDIEPTWVAPFQLQSIYLSSCKVGPKFPQWLISQRNHSLEFLDLYNTSISDTIPDWFENISSNIQWLDLSHNQITKHLPKLKRKSLEGSTRVIYLNSNKFEGPVTAFPTDVEVLDISNNFLSGQIPQEIGKMMPILRFFSLSNNNLNGSIPTSLCKMAQLSYLDLSRNQLSGALPQCWQEMEFLQVFDVGNNNLSGHIPVSLGSLKNLGSLHMENNNLEGNIPTSLQNLGNLLTLDLSENALTGAIPPWIGENLSSLAILSIHSNMFEGEIPPQLCGLASLRILNLAKNKVTGTIPPCFGNFTSMIVDDPDFVDYWLSSFAFPVLFQMPNRWTAYQDHVLAYIKGRALVYNKTLVFLFSIDVSENNIFGEIPNELVNLSLIQNLNLSRNNFKGQIPPQIGKLKSLESLDLSGNELSGLIPPSISALNFLSYLNLSFNNLSGPIPHGNQLQTLDDKSIYIGNSGLCGSPLESCQEMEPPEHGKPVKESNKDEFEILWFYCGLGVGFMAGFVGLCSTLYFKTPWRHAYFQLVEKIYNDISVIVAIKINHFRRKFSRSESRG; from the coding sequence ATGTTGCTCCTTCTGGTGATTCTTGTGATTCAGAGTTTTGGAGCTGATTCAAATGCCAGCTGTATTAAGAATGAGAGAGATGCCCTTCTCAAGTTTAAACAAGGCCTCACCGACCCTTCAAACAGATTGGTGTCTTGGGTTGGAGAAGACTGTTGTTCATGGGAGGGAATCAGCTGTAGCAACAGAAATGGGCATGTTGTGAAGCTTGACCTTCGAAATCCTCAGGGAAGCAGAGACCGGTGGAAATTAAAGAAATCCCTCCTTGGAGGTGAGATCAGCCATTCTTTACTTAATTTGACACGCCTCAATTATCTAGACCTGAGTATGAACAATTTCTCAGAAATTGGAATTCCAGCATTTCTAGGTTCCTTCAAAATGTTAAATTATCTAAACCTTTCTGCAGCAGAATTCATGGGAACGCTTCCCCATTTCCTTGGTAACCTTTCAAGCTTGCAGTTTCTTGATCTCAGCTACAATTCAGAATTGATAGTTGATAGCCTCTTCTTTGCTTCTACCCTTACTTCCTTGAAATATCTAGATCTGTCTGATTTGCATCTCTCTAAGGTTGATGACTGGTTAAGCTCGCTAAATATGCTTCCTTCTCTAGTGGAGCTACACATGTCTTCTTGTTCTCTTCACTCTTTTCCTCGCTTTGTACATGTTAATTTCACATCTCTTGCCATTCTTGATCTCAGTTCCAATGACTTCAATTCCACGATTCCACATTGGTTTTCTAATATTAGCAACATTCAAAATCTTGATCTGAGTGGAAGTGCATTGCGAGGCTCCCTGCGCGAGCTGGGTGATTATAGTCTTCTTGAATTCCTTCATTTGCATGATAATGACCTGGAGGATGAAATACTAGAGTCATTGATGAATAATTTTTGTAATTTGCTTGAGCTGGACTTGGGTTCCAACTCTTTCAGCGGTGATATTGGTAAACTTTTTGGCAACTCATCTGGTTGCATCCAGAGTAGTTTAAGGAAAATGGATCTTTCTGATAATAATTTCAGAGGTAGTCTTCCGGATATGTTGAGACAATTTAAACATCTAGAATATCTAGATCTTTCTCATAACTGCTTTCTGGGTCCAATCCCTGAATCAATTGGAAGAATATCAAGCTTGAAAGGATTATTTCTCAATTACAATTGTCTGAATGGAAGCATACCAGCAAGTCTGGGACAGCTTTCCAAGCTAGAAATTTTAGAGATCAGCAACAATTTCTTGAATGGGAGTATCCCAGAAAGTCTTGGACAGCTTTCCAACCTAGATGTTTTAGATATCCATGACAACTCATTGGATTGTATAGTCTCCAAGCTTCACTTCTCGCAACTTAAGAGCTTGACTCGATTGGTTATGTATGGGAATTCACTTGTTTTTGACATTGAACCAACATGGGTAGCTCCTTTTCAGCTTCAATCCATTTATTTGTCATCCTGCAAAGTGGGGCCAAAGTTTCCACAGTGGCTTATATCACAAAGGAATCATTCGTTGGAATTTCTTGACCTCTATAATACAAGCATATCTGATACCATCCCGGATTGGTTTGAAAACATTTCCTCCAATATCCAGTGGTTGGATCTCTCTCACAATCAAATTACAAAGCACTTGCCGAAGTTGAAGAGAAAATCTTTGGAAGGTTCTACAAGGGTCATATACTTGAATTCCAACAAGTTTGAGGGTCCTGTGACTGCTTTTCCTACAGATGTGGAAGTATTAGATATCTCCAACAACTTTCTTTCGGGCCAAATTCCACAAGAAATTGGCAAAATGATGCCAATTTTGAGATTTTTCTCTCTCTCCAACAACAATTTGAATGGTAGCATTCCAACTTCTTTGTGCAAGATGGCACAACTAAGTTATCTTGATCTTTCAAGGAATCAACTCTCAGGAGCTCTTCCTCAATGCTGGCAGGAAATGgaatttttacaggtgtttgatgTGGGAAATAACAACTTGAGTGGTCACATTCCAGTTTCTTTGGGTTCTTTAAAGAACCTCGGATCCTTGCACATGGAGAACAACAATTTGGAGGGAAATATCCCTACATCTCTGCAGAATCTGGGAAATCTATTGACTCTTGATCTCAGTGAAAATGCATTAACAGGTGCAATTCCTCCTTGGATAGGTGAAAATCTATCTTCACTTGCCATACTTAGTATCCATTCTAACATGTTTGAAGGGGAGATTCCACCACAGCTTTGTGGCCTTGCTTCTCTTCGCATACTGAACTTGGCAAAGAATAAGGTGACAGGAACTATTCCTCCTTGTTTTGGCAATTTCACTTCGATGATTGTTGATGATCCGGATTTTGTTGATTATTGGTTATCTTCTTTTGCTTTCCCTGTCCTTTTTCAAATGCCTAACCGCTGGACAGCATATCAAGATCATGTTTTGGCCTACATAAAAGGAAGAGCACTTGTATATAACAAAACACTTGTATTTCTCTTCTCCATTGATGTTtcagaaaataatatttttggaGAGATACCAAATGAGCTAGTGAATCTCTCCTTGATACAAAACCTGAATCTGTCTAGAAACAATTTCAAGGGCCAAATTCCTCCACAGATTGGCAAGTTGAAGTCATTAGAATCACTCGATTTATCTGGAAATGAACTTTCAGGCTTAATTCCTCCAAGCATTTCTGCTTTGAACTTTTTAAGTTACCTGAATTTGTCATTCAATAACTTATCCGGACCCATTCCTCATGGGAATCAACTCCAAACCCTGGATGACAAATCCATTTACATTGGCAACAGCGGATTATGTGGATCTCCTCTAGAAAGTTGCCAAGAGATGGAGCCGCCTGAACACGGCAAGCCTGTTAAAGAAAGTAACAAGGATGAGTTTGAGATACTTTGGTTTTACTGTGGCTTGGGAGTGGGTTTTATGGCTGGATTTGTGGGACTGTGCAGCACTCTGTACTTCAAGACTCCCTGGAGACATGCATACTTCCAATTGGTAGAAAAAATATACAACGATATTTCGGTGATAGTTGCAATAAAGATAAACCATTTCCGGAGAAAGTTCAGTAGAAGTGAATCTAGAGGGTGA
- the LOC110639936 gene encoding protein PLANT CADMIUM RESISTANCE 8 isoform X1, producing MGRHEITEEIKETLPSDQPAITTTTTQPQASSSNHSETPQDSSTSLLDVDLVIGRPWTSGLFDCRQDQTNSIATAFVPCATFGQISEVLDEGKSTCRGRSSCYFFLMLASYSQWILSTEYRTKLRKKFNLEEAPYTDVVSHIFCPCCSLCQEFRELKNRGLDPALGTILLTSQYVSVMLVSNVFNRIQKNGQGFCLIAGNNEL from the exons ATGGGTAGGCATGAAATCACTGAGGAGATCAAAGAAACATTACCATCAGATCAGCCTGCAATCACTACAACAACAACTCAGCCTCAAGCTTCATCAAGCAATCATTCTGAGACGCCCCAAGATTCTTCCACTAGCTTATTAGATGTAGATCTAGTGATTGGACGTCCCTGGACTTCTGGATTGTTTGATTGTCGTCAAGATCAAACAAATT CCATTGCTACAGCATTTGTTCCTTGTGCAACGTTCGGACAAATATCAGAAGTGTTGGACGAAGGAAAGTCTA CTTGTAGGGGTAGGAGTTCCTGTTACTtctttttgatgcttgcttcatacTCTCAATGGATTTTGAGCACTGAGTACAGAACTAAGCTGAGAAAGAAGTTTAATTTGGAAGAAGCTCCCTACACAGATGTGGTATCTCATATATTTTGTCCATGTTGTTCCCTTTGCCAGGAGTTCAGAGAGCTTAAAAACAGAGGACTTGACCCTGCTTTAGGTACTATCCTTCTCACTTCTCAGTACGTATCAGTCATGTTGGTCTCTAATGTATTCAACCGTATCCAAAAGAATGGCCAGGGATTTTGTCTAATTGCAGGGAACAATGAGCTCTGA
- the LOC110639936 gene encoding protein PLANT CADMIUM RESISTANCE 8 isoform X2, with amino-acid sequence MGRHEITEEIKETLPSDQPAITTTTTQPQASSSNHSETPQDSSTSLLDVDLVIGRPWTSGLFDCRQDQTNSIATAFVPCATFGQISEVLDEGKSTCRGRSSCYFFLMLASYSQWILSTEYRTKLRKKFNLEEAPYTDVVSHIFCPCCSLCQEFRELKNRGLDPALGWKGILAQQQGRQADDEQLNVPPPNQAMSK; translated from the exons ATGGGTAGGCATGAAATCACTGAGGAGATCAAAGAAACATTACCATCAGATCAGCCTGCAATCACTACAACAACAACTCAGCCTCAAGCTTCATCAAGCAATCATTCTGAGACGCCCCAAGATTCTTCCACTAGCTTATTAGATGTAGATCTAGTGATTGGACGTCCCTGGACTTCTGGATTGTTTGATTGTCGTCAAGATCAAACAAATT CCATTGCTACAGCATTTGTTCCTTGTGCAACGTTCGGACAAATATCAGAAGTGTTGGACGAAGGAAAGTCTA CTTGTAGGGGTAGGAGTTCCTGTTACTtctttttgatgcttgcttcatacTCTCAATGGATTTTGAGCACTGAGTACAGAACTAAGCTGAGAAAGAAGTTTAATTTGGAAGAAGCTCCCTACACAGATGTGGTATCTCATATATTTTGTCCATGTTGTTCCCTTTGCCAGGAGTTCAGAGAGCTTAAAAACAGAGGACTTGACCCTGCTTTAG GTTGGAAAGGAATCCTGGCTCAGCAACAGGGAAGACAGGCTGATGATGAACAACTAAATGTTCCCCCTCCAAATCAAGCCATGTCTAAGTAA
- the LOC110639937 gene encoding LOW QUALITY PROTEIN: protein PLANT CADMIUM RESISTANCE 8 (The sequence of the model RefSeq protein was modified relative to this genomic sequence to represent the inferred CDS: deleted 1 base in 1 codon), with protein MGRPETCQIDRKSQQSAPQPAEVAPQTWHQVQDNIQPGILHQGYSTTAPVVLGNNMVLGHPWTTGLFDCHEYQTNAIMTAFFPCVTFGQIVEVLDERELTCPLGSFIYVIMMPTLCFQWIMGSKYRAKLLRIYNLVEAPYTDVISHFFCPFCSLCQEFRELRNRGLDPALGWNGILAQRQGRQYHNVQVNVPPQDQVMSR; from the exons ATGGGCAGGCCTGAAACCTGTCAGATTGATAGAAAGTCGCAGCAATCGGCTCCTCAGCCCGCAGAAGTTGCACCACAAACTTGGCATCAAGTTCAGGATAATATTCAACCTGGGATTCTTCATCAAGGTTATTCCACTACAGCTCCTGTGGTGCTTGGAAATAACATGGTTCTTGGACATCCTTGGACAACAGGATTATTCGACTGTCATGAATATCAAACAAATG CTATTATGACAGCATTTTTCCCTTGTGTAACATTTGGGCAGATTGTAGAAGTATTGGATGAGAGAGAGTTGA CTTGTCCTTTGGGGAGTTTTATTTACGTGATAATGATGCCTACCCTGTGCTTTCAATGGATTATGGGTTCCAAGTACAGAGCAAAATTGTTG AGGATTTACAATCTGGTGGAAGCTCCTTACACTGATGTCATCTCTCACTTCTTCTGCCCATTTTGTTCCCTTTGTCAAGAGTTTAGAGAGCTGAGAAACAGAGGACTTGATCCTGCTC tgggatggaatGGGATACTCGCTCAACGACAAGGAAGACAGTATCATAATGTACAAGTAAATGTTCCTCCCCAAGATCAAGTAATGTCTAGGTGA
- the LOC110639934 gene encoding probable CoA ligase CCL8 isoform X1 produces the protein MYSSFKAFNKHLKNTYLSVNYNHTSTCHRCLHYYPYLCFTLFKPPSLSSSSLSTLAFRFFAYRFYTSPRSGTFMEVVKAVYRQGNAAADSIAIRADQKNYTYAQLISSAWNISNILCNAGLKTVDGIRGNGHLGGARIGIVAKPSVEFVAGVLATWFSGGVAVPLALSYPETELLHVMNDSEISMVLSTEDHSELMRNIAAKCAAQFSLIPSVPSISSQKSEHYPSQIGAMDADRDEDPALIVYTSGTTGKPKGVVHTHESITAQVKILAEAWEYTSADQFLHCLPLHHVHGLFNALFAPIYAGSTVEFMSKFSVRGIWQRWRESYQIKGKKADDAITVFTGVPTMYTRLIQGYEAMDPELQAASASAAGQLRLMMCGSSALPLPVMEQWETITGHRLLERYGMTEFVMAISNPLKGVRKAGTVGKPFPGVQVKIVEDESENDTTGVGELCVKSPSLFKEYWKLPKVTSESFTDDGFFKTGDAGKIDEDGYYIILGRTSADIMKVGGYKLSALEIESVLLEYPAVAECCVLGLPDKDYGDAVCAIVVLEEAEKRKREEELKPALILEELCEWAKGKLAPYKLPTRLFLWDGLPRNAMGKVNKKELKKVLAAEE, from the exons ATGTACTCCTCATTTAAAGCTTTCAACAAACACTTGAAGAACACCTACCTCTCTGTCAATTACAATCACACATCTACCTGTCACCGATGCCTTCATTACTACCCCTATCTCTGTTTCACCctttttaaacctccatccttgtCTTCTTCATCTCTATCGACTCTTGCCTTTCGCTTCTTTGCTTATCGTTTTTACACTT CGCCTCGTTCTGGTACATTTATGGAGGTAGTCAAAGCGGTGTATAGACAGGGGAATGCAGCTGCAGATAGCATTGCTATCAGGGCTGACCAGAAGAATTACACTTACGCACAACTCATCTCATCTGCTTGGAACATTTCTAATATATTGTGTAACGCTGGATTAAAGACT GTTGATGGTATCAGAGGAAATGGACATCTAGGTGGAGCTCGAATAGGAATTGTGGCTAAACCTTCAGTTGAGTTTGTTGCTGGAGTGCTAGCAACTTGGTTTAGTGGAGGTGTTGCAGTTCCACTCGCACTCAGCTACCCTGAGACTGAGCTTTTGCATGTGATGAATGACTCA GAAATATCTATGGTACTGAGCACCGAAGATCATAGTGAGTTGATGCGAAATATTGCTGCTAAATGCGCTGCCCAATTTTCCCTCATTCCTTCTGTTCCCAGTATTTCTTCGCAAAAAAGTGAACATTATCCTTCACAAATTGGAGCTATGGATGCAGATAGAG ATGAAGATCCAGCACTAATTGTTTATACAAGTGGCACAACAGGTAAACCTAAAGGTGTTGTCCATACTCACGAAAGTATTACTGCACAG GTTAAAATTTTGGCAGAAGCTTGGGAGTATACATCTGCTGATCAGTTTCTCCATTGTCTACCACTGCAT CATGTTCATGGACTTTTCAATGCTCTATTTGCCCCTATCTATGCCGGTTCCACT GTTGAATTTATGTCAAAATTTAGTGTGAGGGGAATCTGGCAAAGATGGCGAGAATCATATCAAATAAAAGGGAAAAAAGCTGATGATGCTATAACAGTGTTTACAGGA GTTCCAACCATGTACACTCGATTGATACAAGGTTATGAAGCAATGGACCCAGAGCTTCAGGCAGCTTCTGCCTCTGCTGCAGGACAATTGCGGCTAATG ATGTGTGGCTCCTCAGCCCTCCCTCTTCCTGTCATGGAACAATGGGAAACCATCACAGGGCATCGCCTTCTAGAAAGATATGGCATGACCGAG TTTGTCATGGCAATATCAAATCCCTTAAAAGGTGTGCGAAAGGCAGGCACTGTAGGCAAACCATTTCCTGGAGTGCAG GTCAAGATTGTAGAAGATGAAAGTGAAAATGATACAACAGGGGTGGGTGAGCTTTGCGTTAAAAGCCCTTCATTGTTCAAAGAGTATTGGAAACTTCCCAAG GTAACCAGTGAATCATTTACTGATGATGGCTTTTTCAAGACAGGAGATGCTGGCAAAATAGATGAAGATGGTTACTACATAATTTTGGGAC GAACAAGTGCTGATATCATGAAAGTTGGGGGATACAAATTATCAGCATTAGAAATTGAATCAGTCCTTTTGGAG TATCCAGCTGTTGCTGAATGCTGTGTTTTGGGTTTGCCGGACAAAGATTATGGAGATGCTGTGTGTGCAATTGTTGTGCTAGAGGAagcagaaaaaagaaaaagagaggaagaGTTAAAGCCTGCTCTAATCTTGGAAGAACTCTGTGAGTGGGCTAAAGGAAAGCTTGCACCATACAAG CTACCTACTCGATTGTTCTTGTGGGACGGACTACCTCGTAATGCCATGGGGAAG GTGAACAAGAAAGAGTTGAAAAAGGTGCTGGCAGCTGAAGAATAA
- the LOC110639934 gene encoding probable CoA ligase CCL8 isoform X2 translates to MEVVKAVYRQGNAAADSIAIRADQKNYTYAQLISSAWNISNILCNAGLKTVDGIRGNGHLGGARIGIVAKPSVEFVAGVLATWFSGGVAVPLALSYPETELLHVMNDSEISMVLSTEDHSELMRNIAAKCAAQFSLIPSVPSISSQKSEHYPSQIGAMDADRDEDPALIVYTSGTTGKPKGVVHTHESITAQVKILAEAWEYTSADQFLHCLPLHHVHGLFNALFAPIYAGSTVEFMSKFSVRGIWQRWRESYQIKGKKADDAITVFTGVPTMYTRLIQGYEAMDPELQAASASAAGQLRLMMCGSSALPLPVMEQWETITGHRLLERYGMTEFVMAISNPLKGVRKAGTVGKPFPGVQVKIVEDESENDTTGVGELCVKSPSLFKEYWKLPKVTSESFTDDGFFKTGDAGKIDEDGYYIILGRTSADIMKVGGYKLSALEIESVLLEYPAVAECCVLGLPDKDYGDAVCAIVVLEEAEKRKREEELKPALILEELCEWAKGKLAPYKLPTRLFLWDGLPRNAMGKVNKKELKKVLAAEE, encoded by the exons ATGGAGGTAGTCAAAGCGGTGTATAGACAGGGGAATGCAGCTGCAGATAGCATTGCTATCAGGGCTGACCAGAAGAATTACACTTACGCACAACTCATCTCATCTGCTTGGAACATTTCTAATATATTGTGTAACGCTGGATTAAAGACT GTTGATGGTATCAGAGGAAATGGACATCTAGGTGGAGCTCGAATAGGAATTGTGGCTAAACCTTCAGTTGAGTTTGTTGCTGGAGTGCTAGCAACTTGGTTTAGTGGAGGTGTTGCAGTTCCACTCGCACTCAGCTACCCTGAGACTGAGCTTTTGCATGTGATGAATGACTCA GAAATATCTATGGTACTGAGCACCGAAGATCATAGTGAGTTGATGCGAAATATTGCTGCTAAATGCGCTGCCCAATTTTCCCTCATTCCTTCTGTTCCCAGTATTTCTTCGCAAAAAAGTGAACATTATCCTTCACAAATTGGAGCTATGGATGCAGATAGAG ATGAAGATCCAGCACTAATTGTTTATACAAGTGGCACAACAGGTAAACCTAAAGGTGTTGTCCATACTCACGAAAGTATTACTGCACAG GTTAAAATTTTGGCAGAAGCTTGGGAGTATACATCTGCTGATCAGTTTCTCCATTGTCTACCACTGCAT CATGTTCATGGACTTTTCAATGCTCTATTTGCCCCTATCTATGCCGGTTCCACT GTTGAATTTATGTCAAAATTTAGTGTGAGGGGAATCTGGCAAAGATGGCGAGAATCATATCAAATAAAAGGGAAAAAAGCTGATGATGCTATAACAGTGTTTACAGGA GTTCCAACCATGTACACTCGATTGATACAAGGTTATGAAGCAATGGACCCAGAGCTTCAGGCAGCTTCTGCCTCTGCTGCAGGACAATTGCGGCTAATG ATGTGTGGCTCCTCAGCCCTCCCTCTTCCTGTCATGGAACAATGGGAAACCATCACAGGGCATCGCCTTCTAGAAAGATATGGCATGACCGAG TTTGTCATGGCAATATCAAATCCCTTAAAAGGTGTGCGAAAGGCAGGCACTGTAGGCAAACCATTTCCTGGAGTGCAG GTCAAGATTGTAGAAGATGAAAGTGAAAATGATACAACAGGGGTGGGTGAGCTTTGCGTTAAAAGCCCTTCATTGTTCAAAGAGTATTGGAAACTTCCCAAG GTAACCAGTGAATCATTTACTGATGATGGCTTTTTCAAGACAGGAGATGCTGGCAAAATAGATGAAGATGGTTACTACATAATTTTGGGAC GAACAAGTGCTGATATCATGAAAGTTGGGGGATACAAATTATCAGCATTAGAAATTGAATCAGTCCTTTTGGAG TATCCAGCTGTTGCTGAATGCTGTGTTTTGGGTTTGCCGGACAAAGATTATGGAGATGCTGTGTGTGCAATTGTTGTGCTAGAGGAagcagaaaaaagaaaaagagaggaagaGTTAAAGCCTGCTCTAATCTTGGAAGAACTCTGTGAGTGGGCTAAAGGAAAGCTTGCACCATACAAG CTACCTACTCGATTGTTCTTGTGGGACGGACTACCTCGTAATGCCATGGGGAAG GTGAACAAGAAAGAGTTGAAAAAGGTGCTGGCAGCTGAAGAATAA
- the LOC110639924 gene encoding uncharacterized protein LOC110639924, with translation MEEHRIRISSEWLQGLSRGSSHELELFSLHGLKIVQAHRGFIRCNFVVSNRISDGDGNWHVGAMATLIDDVGAAAILSLTGHIKGSLDFNISFYFPAKIQEEVEIEAKVVGEKGRLVSVVVEVRKKDNGELIALAKQWMSVPSIASKI, from the exons ATGGAAGAGCACAGAATACGGATATCCAGTGAATGGCTTCAAGGTCTATCCAGGGGTTCAAGTCACGAACTGGAGTTGTTCTCTCTCCATGGCCTGAAAATTGTGCAGGCGCATCGGGGTTTTATACGCTGTAATTTCGTGGTCTCCAATCGCATATCT GATGGAGATGGGAATTGGCATGTGGGCGCTATGGCTACTTTGATTGATGATGTTGGTGCAGCTGCTATATTGTCTTTGACTGGCCACATTAAAGGATCACTTGATTTCAACATTTCTTTTTATTTCCCAGCTAAGATTCAA GAAGAAGTAGAGATAGAGGCAAAGGTTGTAGGAGAGAAGGGAAGGCTAGTGTCAGTGGTGGTAGAAGTAAGGAAGAAGGATAATGGAGAATTAATTGCTTTAGCTAAGCAATGGATGTCCGTCCCCAGTATTGCCAGTAAGATTTGA